ATCCAGTCAGAGAAAGCACTGAGTGCTTTGGGCATGAGCAGGGTCATTTTGTCCCGCCCGTTGTTAGCAAACGAGCCCATCAAAGCGCCTAAGAGTGCGCCAGGATTTTCTACGACGTCGTCCACCTTACACATTTGCTGCATCTCCTGCGCATTTAACAAGAGGGCATCGATATCGACGCCAGATAAGGCGGCAGGAACCATGCCAAACCACGATAAGGCTGAATAGCGTCCGCCAATATCTGCGGGATTGAGAAAGATTTTACGAAACTGATAGTGTTCGGCTTCGGATACGAGAGCCGTACCCGGATCGGTAATGGCAATGAAATGTTCTCCCGGTTTGCTGCTGACCTCGCTGACGGCTTCCCAGAAGTAACGGAAATATTCCTGAGGTTCAGTGGTCGTGCCTGACTTACTGGCAACAATAAAGACGGTTGTGGCCAATGGTAAGTTGTTTTTCAAAGCAAGCACAGCGTCTGGGTTGGTCGAATCGAGAATCTGCAATTTTAAATAGGGGGCTGGGGCTGGGAAGATGTGCCGGAGCACATCGGAGATTAAACTGCTTCCGCCCATTCCAAGCACAACAACGTCGGTATAACCTTCATCGATTAACTGTTGAGCAAATGCTTTGAGATTCTTGGCGTCTTTGGCTACGGCTTCTGGGACTAAGAGCCATCCCAACGCATTCTTTATAATGGCCTGATGCTCCGGTTCTGATTTCCATAAGGAAGCATCGTGCTGCCATACCCGTTGCACAGCTTTTTCTTGATTCAGATGGGACACGCTTTCCGAAGCCGTCGCCCGAAGAATGTCTTGATTCCAATCAAATGGTTCAGTTTCCCCGGTAATTTCAGCCCGCTTGCGGCGAAGACCTTGAAATAGGGTAACAAATGAGGCGGAGAAGCTGTCGACACCTTCTTGCAAAAGTTGGTCAGTGACAGCTTTCATCGATATGCCGTGGGACTCGAGTTCCCGAATAACGCGATGAGCTTCATCAAGATCTTTATCGACAGTGCGCGCAACTTTAACATGATCGAGAACAGCCGAAACTGTTTGTGGGGGTAAGGTATTAACCGTGTCCGGCCCGATTAACGTGTCAACATATAATAAATCGGGATAGGCAGGATTTTTGGTACTGGTGGATGCCCATAATGGCCTTTGAACCATGGCCCCGTGCTGCTTTAAGGCCTCAAAGCGGGAACTATTGAAGTATTGTAAGAATAATTCATAGGCCAGTTTCGCATTGGCGACGGCTGCTTTCCCCAATAAGGATTCCGGTAATCCCTTTTCCTTTATTAAACGATCGACTAAAGTATCGACCCGACTAACAAAAAAGCTGGCCACAGATGCAATACGATCAATCGGTTGACCTTGAGCTAAACGATCTTCCAGTCCGGCTAAATAGGCATCCATGACTTTTTCATAAGCATCAAGACTAAAAATCAGGGTCACATTGATATTGATGCCTTCAGACAACAATTGTCGGATAGCAGGAATTCCTTCGGGAGTTGCCGGAACCTTAATCATCACATTGGGCCGTGCCAATGTGTGAAAGAGGCGCCGCGCTTCTTCGATAGTTTTATCAGTGTCTTGGGCCATTGTCGGCGGGACTTCCACGCTAATATAACCATCGACACCATGGGTCCTTTCATAAACCGGTCGTAATAAATCGGCTCCCCGGGCAATATCTTCGAGCACGAGAGTGTCATAAATTTCCTGGAGGGATTTGCGTTCTGCCACCAATTTTCTTAAGGCATCATCATAATCGTTGGACCCATTAATGGCCTTTTCAAAAATCGTTGGGTTAGAGGTCACGCCCGATATTCCTTGAGCGATGAGATGGGCTAGTTCTCCGGAATCAATTATGCCGCGCCGAATGTTGTCATACCATATACTTTGTCCCAACTCGTTGAGACGATGAATTGCTGTGGTCATAACCATCCCCCTTAGTTTAACGGTGCAGTAACTGATGCGCTTCGTCGACAATGTGTTGTGTGGTAAAGCCGAAGTGCTCCATAAGGTCCTCAATTTTGCCGGATGCCCCGAAAGTTGTCATGGCAATAATTTTGCCCTCTGCGCCCACAAAACGTTCCCAACCAAAGGCAGACGCGGCTTCAATGGCGATGCGTTTGGTAACATGAGGTGGTAAAACATGGTCCTGATAATCTTTGGACTGGGTAGCAAATAATTCCCATGAGGGTAAACTGACAACGCGAACTGAGACGCCTTCTTGAGCGAGTTTTTCATAGGCGGCATAAGCAATGCCCACTTCGGAACCCGTGGCCATAAGAATAAGTTCGGGATGGGGCGAGTTTTCTGCTAAGATATATCCGCCCTGTCGTAATGAGGCGGTTTTGTCTGCAGGCAGCGTGGCAACTTTTTGGCGTGTGAGTGCCAAGGCAATGGGTTTATCCGTCGTGGTTAATGCGACTTTCCATGCTTCTTTGGTTTCATTGGCATCCGCGGGACGAATAACCAGAATATTGGGCATGGCCCGTAAGGCCGCTAATTGCTCGATAGGCTGGTGGGTAGGACCGTCTTCTCCTAACCCGATAGAATCATGGGTCAAAATATAAATGACTGGCTGATGCATAAGACTGGACAACCGTATCGCCGGTTTCATGTAATCGCTAAAGATTAAGAAGGTTCCTCCATACACGCGTAATCCGCCATGCAGTGACATACCGTTTAATGCGGCGCCCATCGCATGTTCGCGCACACCGAAGTGTAAATTACGGCCGCTAGGATTTTCCGCCGAGAAATCGCCACCATCTTTAATCGTGGTGTTGTTCGAGGGGCCGAGGTCTGCTGAGCCTCCGATTAAGTTGGGAAAATGAGGTGCAATTGCATTAATAACTTTTCCAGATGCTGCGCGGGTTTCAATCATTTCACCCGGATTGAAAGAGGGCAAATCTTCAAAAATATTTTCAGGAAGAATATGATCAAACGCTTGCGTTAACTCGCGAGCTAATTCCGGAAAACGTTCTTGATAGGCGGAAAACAGTTGGTTCCACCGAGCTTCTTCTTGTTCGCCCTTGGGCACGGCTTCGCGGAAATGTTTCAAAGCTTCATCAGGAATATAAAATGTCTTGTCTTCTGGCCAACCATAGGCTTCCTTAGTGAGTTTAACTTCGTCTTCACCAAGAGGTGAGCCGTGAGCTGAAGCTTTGTCTTGCTTGTGGGGACTGCCGTAACCAATGTGGGTTCGTACAGCAATTAAAGACGGACGATCTTGTTGTTGGGCGCGCTTAATGGCTTGTTCGATAGCGTTAACATCAGTACCGTCTTCAACGCGATCAGTGTACCAACCGTAGGCATCAAAGCGTTCTAACACATTCTCGGAGAAAGCAATATCCGTACTGCCTTCAATAGAAATATGGTTATCATCGTACAAGTAGATTAATTTGTTCAATTTTAAGTGGCCAGCTAGAGATCCAGCTTCTGAACTGATGCCTTCCATCAAGTCGCCGTCAGATACAATGGCATAAGTATAGTGGTCTATGATAGGAAAGTCTGGGCGATTATAACGGGCTGCTAAATACCGTTCGGCCATCGCCATTCCGACACCTGTGGCAAATCCTTGTCCTAACGGTCCGGTAGTGGTTTCAACCCCTGGGGTGTGACCATATTCAGGATGGCCAGGTGTTTTTGATCCTAATTGGCGAAAATGCTTCAGCTCGTCCAAAGACAAGTCATATCCGGTTAAATGCAGGAGAGCATACAGTAACATGGAACCGTGCCCGGCCGACAAAATAAATCGATCACGGTTTAACCATTGCGGATTGTGGGGATTATGTTTAAGAAATTTTGTCCATAAAACATAAGCCATGGGCGCAGCACCCATAGGTAAACCGGGATGGCCAGATTTGGCCTTTTCAACGGCATCGATTGCTAAAGTTCGAATTGTGTTAATGGATAATAAATCTAACTCCGTGGGGGTCATGACAACGCTCCTTTATTAGTGGTGTTGCGATGTGTGCCTGAACTTGTGAAGACAATGGGCTCGGTATGTAGGCTGTTCATCTTTTAATCATTTTAGTAGTCCTTGCAGGGATTGGCAACTTGCCCCATTATAGATGATGAAATAATCAGACCTTGGAAGCAGTTCACACTTTAAGAATACGCAACGTCGTTATGCAGCCGTTTTTGGTTGCTTAATTAAGGAGGTTTCCTGTTGGCATATTTTGCGGGTGTCGATATTGGCGGCACCAAAATTGCGATAGGCATTGGAACCGAGACAGGGAAAATTTTATTTGAAAGTCGCCTAGTAACAGCAGATTTGCATTCGGGTAGTGATGCATTAGATGCCATTGCCGAGGAAATTCAACAGCTGTGTCATCGAGCACATATTTCGTTAGAATCGATATCCTGTGTGGGAGTCGGGTCGCCTGGGCCCCTCGATGGCGGAAAGTTGTTAAAAACAGCGAATTTGCCCTCCTGGGAAGGTCTAGATTTACAAGCTGGATTAACACTTCGCACGGGACGTCCCACCGCGGTAGAAAATGATGCGACCGCAGCAGCTATTGGTGAATGGCTTTTTGGGGCAGGACAGGGTCTACAGCATTTTGTTTACGTTACCGTGTCGACGGGAATTGGTGCTGGTATCGTAGCTAATGGATCTCGTTATGCTGGAATTCAAGGCAACGCAGGGGAACTCGGCCATATTATTTTGAAACCTGATGGTCCGTTATGCCGTTGCGGCCGTCATGGTTGCCTGGAAACATTAGCTTCGGGAACAGCTATACAAAAGGCTGCATTAGAACAAGCCAACCACAGCCCATATCTGAAAAGTCTTTCGGTAATAAATACGTCCGCCGTATTTGAGGGAGCACGACAAGGTGATGAGACCTGTCAATCCATTCTTTTTGAGGCCGGGAAATATTTGGGATTAGGATTGTCATATCTCGTGAATCTTTTTAATCCTCAAGCTTTAATCCTTGGGGGAGGTGTAGTGGTGAACCAACCTAACTGGTTGGACACCATCAAAACATTTACGGCGGACTATAGTATGAAAGATTTGTTTCAAGCTGTTTCCATAAATTTGGCGAAACTCGGAAAGGATTCGGGATTGCAAGGTGCCTTGGCAACGGCCATTACGAGTCAAGTCTAAGCACGGGTAGGGATGCTGCCCAATTGGGTGGCTCTCTCGCCGGCCGCTTTGAGGGCTTGATGCATGATATCCTGCCACCCGGATTGATCCAGAACTTTCAACATGGCTTCTGTTGTTCCACCTGGAGAAACAACTTGTTCTACCAATTGTTGCAAACTTTTATTGCTGTCCACTAAGGCTAATTGTGAAGCACCTTGTACCATGTACGCAGCCAGTTCACGGGCTTGATCGGCAGGGATTCCAAGATCTTCCGCAGCCTGAATAATGGATTGTAAGAATACGTAGACGTAAGCCGGGCCACTTCCATACAAGGCCGTCATGGGATTTAACAGGTGTTCGGGCATTTCCACAACATGCCCTAATAAATTCAAAAGTGATAAAATCCATTCTTTACGCTCTTCGGATACCTGATCGAAACTAATGCCAGTTACTGAGGTGCCGATTTCTGAACAGATGTTTGGCATGGTGCGAACAATACCTTGGTCCGGCAATAATTGGCGAATTTGGGCAATGGCAATGCCTGCAGCGACCGACAACACGGTTGTGGATGGAGAAATAAAGGGTTTCAATTGAGCAATGGTCGCGATCATATCCTTAGGTTTCACGGCCAAGACGACTAAATCGGCATCAATAACCACTTGCGGATCAAATGTCACAACCTTTTGTTCTTCAGCACTCCAACCTTTAGTTAAATATGTCTTGGAACGGGCTAATACATAGATATCAGCATGTGCGACGCGTAGCCATCTTGAAACAATAGCATGTGCAATATTTCCCGGTCCTACCACAACAATTTTTTTGGACATCCGTTTTTCCTGCCTTTCCACTCCAAGATTCCCGAAGGTTATCTGATGAAAAATAGGTCATACCGTGCACACTGTTTAGAAAACAAAAAATCCCATTGTCCTAAGGACGAACGGGAGTCGCGGTACCACCTTAGTTACACACTCAACCCTCACCCGAGTGTGTATCTCATGCCTCGATAACGGGAGGGAACCGTCTGGTTGGGAACTCATGAGATGGGACAGACTGCTTTACGACGGCCTTACACTAATCACCGTTCGCTGGGCGTAAGAGGCAATCCTTAGTCTCAGTCATCGCTAATACTATGAAATTTTATACAAATTCTAAAGGGTGAGATATTCCTTGTCAAGATTTTTTGTAGGCAAGGCTTTGGTTTCTAACGCCAATTTGTTAGCATAGTGTCTATGAAAATGACAAAATATCCGTATCCTATATGGCCTTGGCAATTAAGTCAAGGATTTCCATGGCCACGCCTACAGTTTTTACGAATATCGGATCCTTTCCGGTTAGATAGTGGCGAAGTGTTGCCTGAATTACTCATCGCCTTTGAAGAATGGGGACAAATCGGAAAGGGGACCCCGATCATTATTTTTCATGCCTTAACTGGCGACAGTCATGTGACCCGTCATACCTATCAAGATAATGCAGGCTGGTGGGATAACTTAGTTGGATTTGGGAAGCCCATTGACCTACACCAATATCATGTTATTTCTTTAAATGTGTTGGGAGGAGCCATGGGGTCCACAGGACCGCATTCTCCTGCGGAAGATGGACATCCTTATGGAGGGCGTTTTCCTAAACTCTCCTTATTCGATATGGCCCGTGCCGCTAAAATTCTGATAGATGCTATATTAGGCGACCGTGACAAACCCCTGGTAATTGGTGGTTCTATGGGTGGTATGATGGCGTATGCCTACGCCATGCTGTATCCGGAGACCCTTCGAGGTATTTTGACTATTGGATCCCCTATTTGGCATTCACCCTGGGCGATTGCCTTTCATACGGTGGGGCGTCAAGCTATCATGTCAGATCCTTTTTTTAATGATGGCAACTATTATTTGACTGGTGCCTATCCGAGTCAAGGATTGGCCCTGGCGCGGATGGCGGATATGATTTCCTATCAGAGCCCCAAATCTATGGATACAAAGTTTGGCCGATTATATCAGACACCGGAACGCGATGAATTCCAAATTACGTCGTATCTGCGATATCAAGGACAAAAGTTAGTCCGACGGTTTGATGCGAATACGTATATTCGAATTACTGAAGCCATGGACCGGTTTGATTTGCGTGAAGGAGATCTGTCAAAACTCCGAAATGTGCCTGTATGGATGGTAGGTATAACCAGTGATCAATTGTATCCCTATGACGAGATAAGGCAACATGCCAATATCCTTCGAGAGGCAGGGATTAATGTGCGCTTTGAAACACTACATTCTCCCTGGGGTCATGATAGTTTCTTAGTGGATATTGTTCCCATGGGCAAAATATTACGACGGTTTTTACAAGTGATGTCTCATGCCATGGTGAATTAGTATAGATTTTCGCGGCGCCGTTCATCCTGTGTGTATGCGTATAGAATATGTGATGAAGCTAGGGAATGACAAAACTTTTTATGCTAGTCACATTCAGTGGGAGGCTTACGGCATCCGTGTTTGGGGACGATGGAACCGGCATGGGACATCCCATTCTTATTTAATTCCTTTGGCATGGATTAAGAGCATAGAATTTGTAGGCAGTTCACCGAGGCGGTCACGGCCAAGACATTATCGGCATTCCCATTATTGTGGAGAATGTAAAGAAGGATATTGTGGACACCGCGGCGAAACAAGCGTCAGACAGCATAGAAGGAGATTAACAACATATGGCCGTCGACGCCGTAACATTTTTTGACCGCGCTTCTCGCCCCTATGTGATTCGAGAAGCGACTGTAGAGGACGCATTAGATATTATCACCGTCATAAAGGAAGTCGGGACGGAAGGGCAATATATTGCCAATGAAGGAGAGTACTACACCCTCGAACAGCAACGTCACATTTTACAAAATCGTAATCCGGCGATTCAGCTAATTTTGGTAGCGGTAGTCGATAACCGTGTGGTTGGCACACTGGAAGCAATCCGGGGCACATTCACGAAAAATCGGCACGTGGCTACCATGGGCATGGTTCTTCGTCAGGGATTTCGTGGTCAAGGACGAGGATCGGGACTGATTAAAGTCCTTGAGCTGTGGGCGCGGCAGCATGAAATCGCCAAAATAGCGATTTCCGTTTTTGAAACCAATGGTCCAGCTCTACATTTCTACCAACGCCACGGATTTGTGATAGAGGCCATGCGTCCTAATCAATTTGTTATTGACGGAAAAATGGTGGCAGAAGTTTTTATGGCTAAATACCTAGGGCCATTAGGGACTTAGTCCCCTAAAGCCTGTATATATTTCCAAAATTCGTCATCATCATCCGGAGCGGTAACGGCTAATTCTACAGCTTTCTCCGCGGCATCGCGCATGGATGCTGAATAAAAGTAGAAGGTCTGTCGACTTTCTACCACCCGATCGTTATGATCAGGATGTCCTGCCCATGCCGCTGCGAATGCCCATGCATTTAGTAGTACACGAATTTCCTCCTGGCGTTGCTCCCAAATCGAATCGATCAGTTCTTCTAAAATCGCATGTTGATTGTCTACCCAAGGTGTCCTCCCAAGAAGACGACGACTGAGGGCGTGGAGGACTTCATCACGGTGACGTTCACTTAAATGATCCCAATCGAGTGTGGCTTGGGGCGGTTCCATCACGGGTTGATCACGGTAATCACGTTTTACCCACCCCAGCCTTTCCAGTTGCCTGGTGTCATCGGGGTTGAGGACCTTCTGCGGAACCGTTCCAAATAAGGCACCCTCTGTAAGATGTTGGGTATCAATTTGCGATTTTAACTCATTGTCCAGTCCGAAGTTCAATTCTGCCTTGTCTTCCATTCAGGTCCTACCTTTCTTTGCGTGGAGGCTCTTTCCTCGTTTGTTCTTGGTGCCAAATATCATTCGGCAGTGTTCTTCGTGATCGCCAGCTGAAATCCTTGAGAGGATCATAACAAAAGACCCATCACCAAGGATTTGAACGCCGAATATGCCGCGTATTGGCACTATTATAACGGATTTGATAAACCGATTCGAATCAACTGCCCGGGATTTATATTTCACCAGGAGATGTTCATTTGAGTGCATAAGTCTTTAAGAAGGCGGCTACGCTAGCCATACAAGCAAAGGGGGAGAATCATGAAAAAGCCACTTGTAACCCTTTTGGTGTTGTCCGCAATCTTTTCGGGTTTTCTCGGTGGGTGCGGGAGCCAGTCTAGTTCTCCCGCACATCAAGGTCATCACGGGGCACGTAAAACCGAATCGAATACGCGTCACGCCACCAAAACGGTGAATCGGAAAGTTAATAATCCATCGAGTGGGCACACGACCACTCATAACGATGCGTCAGGGGTGAGTCTTGCGCAAGGCGCAAAACTGTATGCCTCCACATGCCAGTCTTGCCATGGAAAAGCGGGAGCGGGAACGAGTCAAGGTCCGAAGTTGGCGGCTTCCCCCACCGTGGTCTCGCGGTTTGGCACGGAAACAGCATTGGAGGCGTTTGTAGCCCATAATATGCCTGCGACTAATCCCGGTTCATTGTCTAGTTCAGAATCTCGTAATGTTTCGGCATATATTTGGAATCTGGCTAAAAAATAAAACGGAATCGCCTGCTGTAAAACCCTTCTCATGAGAAGGGTTTTTTGTGGGTTCATATCATGAATAGGGGAATTCATCCTAAACGCTAACCAGACGCGATATCGTGTGCACCGGTTCATTGATACTCGATGACGTTATATCAACAAATCAGGTATATTTAGATTTTAGATTCCTGATGAATCACTGCTCGCTTATTATTATAATGAATTCAAACGGTTAAAGATTGGAGTCATATAATGCCCTTGTGGCTAGTAATCGGTGGAAACAGCTCAGGTAAAAGTGCATGGGCTGAGGACTTTATGGCAAAGACGTTAGGCTACCGCGATGTTGATTATATTGCTACGCTTGATGAATCTTATCACGCGTTGAATGATGCCACGGTGCACGAAAAAATTAAAGAACATCAAATGAGACGACCGCCACAATGGACGGTGTGGACTGAACCCGTAAATCCCATCCATCGGATTTTGGCATTACCTGGTGATCACGGTGTGCTTTGGGATGGCGTTGGTCCATATATTGTGCGCAATATGCTTGATGATCGTGGCGATGAGCCAGTTAAAAATCGCCATGCGAGCAATGATTATGGGTTATGGTCGTCAACAAATTCCCTGCATACTATCATGAAGACTTGGGAAGATCTTTTAGTCAAGATCCACCACCGCTCTGCAGACACTGTGATTGTAAGTGAAGAAACCGGACTTGGTATATTGGATTTGAACTTATTTACACAAGATTTTGTCCGGGCACTCGGGAAATTTAATCAAGTGGCATCGTCTTGCGCTAAAGGCGTCATTCTGGTGGTGGCGGGACTCCCCATGTGGCTTAAAGGAGCATGCCCATGACTGCCAGGGCTTTAAGCATTTTGGGAACAAGTTCTCATGTCGGCAAAACCTGGGTTGTGGCAGGACTATGCCGTCTTCTTGCTGATCAAGGCATCCGGGTCGCTCCTTTTAAGGCACAAAATATGTCCTTGAATGCTTTCATTACGGCCGATGGGCACGAAATGTCTTATGCCCAAGCCATTCAGGCGTGGAGCGCCGGGCTATCGCCACGCGTGGAAATGAATCCTATTCTTCTCAAACCTGAAACGACGTCCCGTTCCCAATTAATTGTCCGGGGACAAGTACAAGGCCCCTATGAAAGTCGCCATTTCCGGGATAACCGGGATGAACTCTTCAAAATCGTTCAGCAAGCTTATGATGAGCTGGCGCAGCAATATGATGTTATTATCATCGAAGGTGCGGGAAGTCCCGTGGAACTGAATTTAATGCATACCGATTTATCGAACATACGTATGGCCGAGTATGCTAATGCAT
The Sulfobacillus thermosulfidooxidans DNA segment above includes these coding regions:
- a CDS encoding bifunctional transaldolase/phosoglucose isomerase is translated as MTTAIHRLNELGQSIWYDNIRRGIIDSGELAHLIAQGISGVTSNPTIFEKAINGSNDYDDALRKLVAERKSLQEIYDTLVLEDIARGADLLRPVYERTHGVDGYISVEVPPTMAQDTDKTIEEARRLFHTLARPNVMIKVPATPEGIPAIRQLLSEGININVTLIFSLDAYEKVMDAYLAGLEDRLAQGQPIDRIASVASFFVSRVDTLVDRLIKEKGLPESLLGKAAVANAKLAYELFLQYFNSSRFEALKQHGAMVQRPLWASTSTKNPAYPDLLYVDTLIGPDTVNTLPPQTVSAVLDHVKVARTVDKDLDEAHRVIRELESHGISMKAVTDQLLQEGVDSFSASFVTLFQGLRRKRAEITGETEPFDWNQDILRATASESVSHLNQEKAVQRVWQHDASLWKSEPEHQAIIKNALGWLLVPEAVAKDAKNLKAFAQQLIDEGYTDVVVLGMGGSSLISDVLRHIFPAPAPYLKLQILDSTNPDAVLALKNNLPLATTVFIVASKSGTTTEPQEYFRYFWEAVSEVSSKPGEHFIAITDPGTALVSEAEHYQFRKIFLNPADIGGRYSALSWFGMVPAALSGVDIDALLLNAQEMQQMCKVDDVVENPGALLGALMGSFANNGRDKMTLLMPKALSAFSDWIEQLLAESTGKEGKGLLPIAHEPWLPVEDYSSDRLFIAYQFDSEPDNELMDHVNELRKYGHPVIILPMANRISLGGELFRWEFATAIAGSVLGIDAFDQPNVQESKDNTKRVLKQFETEKVLPAVTELGQLDQMHWSAANLSTTQSSLGDVLKSLLNTHHDGDYVAIMAYVNPTEENWSQLQEVRAIIGRHWKLPTTLGFGPRFLHSTGQLHKGGNDHGLFIQLVAMKGEQVLIPGEPFDFLTLMQAQAIGDYEALQTHGRRVVRILIDGELSAGLAQLAEFLQTISVK
- the tkt gene encoding transketolase, whose amino-acid sequence is MTPTELDLLSINTIRTLAIDAVEKAKSGHPGLPMGAAPMAYVLWTKFLKHNPHNPQWLNRDRFILSAGHGSMLLYALLHLTGYDLSLDELKHFRQLGSKTPGHPEYGHTPGVETTTGPLGQGFATGVGMAMAERYLAARYNRPDFPIIDHYTYAIVSDGDLMEGISSEAGSLAGHLKLNKLIYLYDDNHISIEGSTDIAFSENVLERFDAYGWYTDRVEDGTDVNAIEQAIKRAQQQDRPSLIAVRTHIGYGSPHKQDKASAHGSPLGEDEVKLTKEAYGWPEDKTFYIPDEALKHFREAVPKGEQEEARWNQLFSAYQERFPELARELTQAFDHILPENIFEDLPSFNPGEMIETRAASGKVINAIAPHFPNLIGGSADLGPSNNTTIKDGGDFSAENPSGRNLHFGVREHAMGAALNGMSLHGGLRVYGGTFLIFSDYMKPAIRLSSLMHQPVIYILTHDSIGLGEDGPTHQPIEQLAALRAMPNILVIRPADANETKEAWKVALTTTDKPIALALTRQKVATLPADKTASLRQGGYILAENSPHPELILMATGSEVGIAYAAYEKLAQEGVSVRVVSLPSWELFATQSKDYQDHVLPPHVTKRIAIEAASAFGWERFVGAEGKIIAMTTFGASGKIEDLMEHFGFTTQHIVDEAHQLLHR
- a CDS encoding ROK family protein; the protein is MAYFAGVDIGGTKIAIGIGTETGKILFESRLVTADLHSGSDALDAIAEEIQQLCHRAHISLESISCVGVGSPGPLDGGKLLKTANLPSWEGLDLQAGLTLRTGRPTAVENDATAAAIGEWLFGAGQGLQHFVYVTVSTGIGAGIVANGSRYAGIQGNAGELGHIILKPDGPLCRCGRHGCLETLASGTAIQKAALEQANHSPYLKSLSVINTSAVFEGARQGDETCQSILFEAGKYLGLGLSYLVNLFNPQALILGGGVVVNQPNWLDTIKTFTADYSMKDLFQAVSINLAKLGKDSGLQGALATAITSQV
- the proC gene encoding pyrroline-5-carboxylate reductase — protein: MSKKIVVVGPGNIAHAIVSRWLRVAHADIYVLARSKTYLTKGWSAEEQKVVTFDPQVVIDADLVVLAVKPKDMIATIAQLKPFISPSTTVLSVAAGIAIAQIRQLLPDQGIVRTMPNICSEIGTSVTGISFDQVSEERKEWILSLLNLLGHVVEMPEHLLNPMTALYGSGPAYVYVFLQSIIQAAEDLGIPADQARELAAYMVQGASQLALVDSNKSLQQLVEQVVSPGGTTEAMLKVLDQSGWQDIMHQALKAAGERATQLGSIPTRA
- the metX gene encoding homoserine O-acetyltransferase MetX codes for the protein MTKYPYPIWPWQLSQGFPWPRLQFLRISDPFRLDSGEVLPELLIAFEEWGQIGKGTPIIIFHALTGDSHVTRHTYQDNAGWWDNLVGFGKPIDLHQYHVISLNVLGGAMGSTGPHSPAEDGHPYGGRFPKLSLFDMARAAKILIDAILGDRDKPLVIGGSMGGMMAYAYAMLYPETLRGILTIGSPIWHSPWAIAFHTVGRQAIMSDPFFNDGNYYLTGAYPSQGLALARMADMISYQSPKSMDTKFGRLYQTPERDEFQITSYLRYQGQKLVRRFDANTYIRITEAMDRFDLREGDLSKLRNVPVWMVGITSDQLYPYDEIRQHANILREAGINVRFETLHSPWGHDSFLVDIVPMGKILRRFLQVMSHAMVN
- a CDS encoding GNAT family N-acetyltransferase: MAVDAVTFFDRASRPYVIREATVEDALDIITVIKEVGTEGQYIANEGEYYTLEQQRHILQNRNPAIQLILVAVVDNRVVGTLEAIRGTFTKNRHVATMGMVLRQGFRGQGRGSGLIKVLELWARQHEIAKIAISVFETNGPALHFYQRHGFVIEAMRPNQFVIDGKMVAEVFMAKYLGPLGT
- a CDS encoding c-type cytochrome, whose product is MKKPLVTLLVLSAIFSGFLGGCGSQSSSPAHQGHHGARKTESNTRHATKTVNRKVNNPSSGHTTTHNDASGVSLAQGAKLYASTCQSCHGKAGAGTSQGPKLAASPTVVSRFGTETALEAFVAHNMPATNPGSLSSSESRNVSAYIWNLAKK
- a CDS encoding bifunctional adenosylcobinamide kinase/adenosylcobinamide-phosphate guanylyltransferase translates to MPLWLVIGGNSSGKSAWAEDFMAKTLGYRDVDYIATLDESYHALNDATVHEKIKEHQMRRPPQWTVWTEPVNPIHRILALPGDHGVLWDGVGPYIVRNMLDDRGDEPVKNRHASNDYGLWSSTNSLHTIMKTWEDLLVKIHHRSADTVIVSEETGLGILDLNLFTQDFVRALGKFNQVASSCAKGVILVVAGLPMWLKGACP